A single Oryzias melastigma strain HK-1 linkage group LG24, ASM292280v2, whole genome shotgun sequence DNA region contains:
- the mapre3b gene encoding microtubule-associated protein RP/EB family member 3b isoform X2 — protein MAVNVYSTSMTADNLSRHDMLAWVNDSLQLTYTKIEQLCSGAAYCQFMDMLFPGCILLKKVKFNAKLEHEYIHNFKVLQAAFKRMNVDKIIPVERLVKGKFQDNFEFLQWFKRFFDANYDGKEYDPLLMRQGQEGTPPPNPGPMRTSPTAPKTVPPPQRQIHTAARRSTPVSRNGGDGELVELNQQIMDLKLTVDGLEKERDFYFGKLRDIELICQENENDSNPVLSKIIDILYATEEGFAPPEDEELEEGQRGDQEEF, from the exons ATGGCGGTGAATGTCTACTCCACGTCGATGACCGCAGATAACCTGAGCCGCCATGACATGCTGGCGTGGGTTAACGACTCGCTACAGCTCACCTACACAAAGATCGAGCAGCTCTGTTCAG GCGCGGCGTACTGCCAGTTCATGGACATGCTGTTTCCAGGCTGCATATTGTTGAAGAAAGTCAAGTTCAACGCTAAGCTGGAGCACGAATACATCCACAACTTCAAAGTCCTACAGGCTGCGTTCAAGAGGATGAACGTGGACAAG ATCATCCCTGTGGAGAGACTGGTGAAGGGGAAGTTTCAGGACAACTTTGAGTTCCTTCAGTGGTTCAAGCGGTTTTTCGATGCCAACTACGACGGGAAGGAGTACGACCCTTTACTGATGAGGCAGGGCCAGGAGGGAACGCCGCCGCCCAACCCAG GCCCCATGAGGACGTCTCCCACGGCGCCGAAGACCGTTCCTCCTCCTCAGAGGCAGATCCACACGGCGGCCCGCAGGAGCACTCCGGTTAGCCGGAATGGAGGAGATGGCGAGCTGGTGGAGCTCAACCAGCAG ATCATGGACCTGAAGCTGACTGTGGACGGCCTGGAGAAGGAGCGGGACTTCTACTTCGGAAAGCTCCGAGACATCGAGCTGATCTGCCAGGAGAACGAAAACGACAGCAACCCCGTCCTCAGCAAAATCATAGACATACTCTACGCTACAGAG GAGGGGTTTGCTCCGCCAGAAGATGAAGAGCTCGAGGAAGGACAACGAGGAGACCAGGAGGAGTTTtaa
- the mapre3b gene encoding microtubule-associated protein RP/EB family member 3b isoform X1 — MAVNVYSTSMTADNLSRHDMLAWVNDSLQLTYTKIEQLCSGAAYCQFMDMLFPGCILLKKVKFNAKLEHEYIHNFKVLQAAFKRMNVDKIIPVERLVKGKFQDNFEFLQWFKRFFDANYDGKEYDPLLMRQGQEGTPPPNPGQPIHPKHKKASCSGPMRTSPTAPKTVPPPQRQIHTAARRSTPVSRNGGDGELVELNQQIMDLKLTVDGLEKERDFYFGKLRDIELICQENENDSNPVLSKIIDILYATEEGFAPPEDEELEEGQRGDQEEF; from the exons ATGGCGGTGAATGTCTACTCCACGTCGATGACCGCAGATAACCTGAGCCGCCATGACATGCTGGCGTGGGTTAACGACTCGCTACAGCTCACCTACACAAAGATCGAGCAGCTCTGTTCAG GCGCGGCGTACTGCCAGTTCATGGACATGCTGTTTCCAGGCTGCATATTGTTGAAGAAAGTCAAGTTCAACGCTAAGCTGGAGCACGAATACATCCACAACTTCAAAGTCCTACAGGCTGCGTTCAAGAGGATGAACGTGGACAAG ATCATCCCTGTGGAGAGACTGGTGAAGGGGAAGTTTCAGGACAACTTTGAGTTCCTTCAGTGGTTCAAGCGGTTTTTCGATGCCAACTACGACGGGAAGGAGTACGACCCTTTACTGATGAGGCAGGGCCAGGAGGGAACGCCGCCGCCCAACCCAG GTCAACCCATTCATCCTAAGCATAAAAAGGCCTCCTGCTCAG GCCCCATGAGGACGTCTCCCACGGCGCCGAAGACCGTTCCTCCTCCTCAGAGGCAGATCCACACGGCGGCCCGCAGGAGCACTCCGGTTAGCCGGAATGGAGGAGATGGCGAGCTGGTGGAGCTCAACCAGCAG ATCATGGACCTGAAGCTGACTGTGGACGGCCTGGAGAAGGAGCGGGACTTCTACTTCGGAAAGCTCCGAGACATCGAGCTGATCTGCCAGGAGAACGAAAACGACAGCAACCCCGTCCTCAGCAAAATCATAGACATACTCTACGCTACAGAG GAGGGGTTTGCTCCGCCAGAAGATGAAGAGCTCGAGGAAGGACAACGAGGAGACCAGGAGGAGTTTtaa